Genomic window (Aquimarina sp. BL5):
GAAAGTTTTAAAAAGATGCAGGTGAATTCTGTAAATTTTTTAATTCCTGATTTCACACATGATAACTTTCCATTTGATATGGAAAAAAGTGAAATGGCGGATTGGTTGATTGTATTATTTGATATTTGGATACAAGATCCGAATAGATATAAAATACCAATGTTCATTGGGATAATGAATAGGTTACTAGGTGTTACCGAGAATTCTAATAATGAATCGGCAGTATTAGTAATTGAAACTAATGGGGGAATTGAAGCAATCGATTCATTGAAAGCCTGTGGTCATGGATTTACTAAGTCGGAAATGAATGTATTGAATAATGATTTTTCTGATATCAAAAATTCACCACTAGGAAAATTATATTTCGAAGATAGTACTACAAAACTATGTTCTCAATGTTTAGAATGTCCTATTCGAGATGTTTGTCAGGGAGGAAGATTAGTACATCGATTTAAAAAGGAGAATGGTTTTAATAATCCATCTGTATATTGTAAAGATCTTATTAAATTCATAGCTCATGTTCAGAATACACTGATCGGTCTTTTTCCAGAACTATATTCTAAAGAGCATATAGATCGCATGAAAACTGATGAGATAATGAGATATGTTAATGATGCACATAAAAAAAAACGTACAAACATCAGTTATACTGATGAACTAGAGTTTTTTGGACAAATTTAAAGTTGTAATAGTGCTTTGTAGGTTTTATTTTTTAATGAAATCAAAATCAACTTAAAATATATTTTCCAACAATGAACTGTTAAAAACTTGTTTTCTTTTTCTCCTAAAAAAACAAGTTCTTTGTTCACGGAAAAAAAAATTGTCATTGGAAGAGCAAGTTGTTACAACAAAGAAATTTACTAGAAATAATTTCTTTAAGAATACTTATTGTGTATTCAAAGGAGTACGATTAAGAGAAATATCTAGAAGAAAGCCACATTATCGTAGTGAATCCGGTAGTACATATTATTATACAACTAACGGAGTATATCGATTATCCAATCATTGGGGAAGAGCAGCCAAATGTAACTGGAGACTGGTTTCAGAAATCCCTGTAGAGATTGATGATCTACGTTTAGGGTATGCGGATTGGACAGATTTTAGAGAGAATTTAAGTGAAGATGTAGATGCATATTATATAGCTGTAGATTTTGAAACGAAAACCGTGAGTTATAAGCATAAAGATAATCCAGCCTACGATCAGATAGCAATTATTAGACCTGTGGATGCCACTCGTAAATTGATTAAGCAAATTAAGAATCTTTTAGAAGATCATAAATGGGCAAAATATTACGATTACGATGATTTAGATGAGTTCAGAAAAGAAGTAATTCTGGAACTAGTTAATACCAATAAATCATTGCAGGAGATACGACAGGAATTGGCTGCTTATTAAATAATGCTATTCTGGCATTACTACGTAACTATCATCATTCGGAACCTTAGGGAATTGTTTGTTTTTCCATTTATTTTTAGCTTCTTCCAGTCTCTCTTTACTTGATGCTACAAAGTTCCAGTAGATATGTCGTTCTTCAGGAAATGGTTGCCCACCAAATAATAAAAGATGTGTGTTGGGTTCTAAAATAACAGAACAGCTATCCTCTATTTTAGAAACCAGCATATTTCCTTTTGTAATCGTAGTTTCACATGCTTGTATTTCACCATCAACTATGCAGATACCTATTTCTCCTTGTAACTCTCCTTTGATTTGTAATTCATAACGTTCTGTACTTTTTACTTCTACCATAAACAGCTCAGAATGCACCGGTAAAGGCGACTCTTTTCCGTATCCTTTTCCTGCGATGAGTTTAAATTCTGTAGTTCCATCTGCCCAAGTAGGTAAATCACTTTTATCTAAATGATGAAACTCTGGTTCCATATCTTCCAGATGTTTTGGCAAAGCCACCCAAATCTGATATCCGTGTGCTAAAAATTCTGAGCCATCTCTCATATCTCGTGGAGTACGTTCTGTATGAGTAACGCCTTTTCCGGCAACCATCCAGTTTACAGAACCTGGAGAAATTCGTTGGTTGGTACCGATACTATCCTGATGCATAATTTCGCCATCTAATAAATAGGTTAATGTGGATAACCCAATATGAGGATGCTGACCAACATCCATATACTTTCCTTTTTTGATCATGGTAGGTCCCATATGATCTATAAAAATAAAAGGACCAACCATTCTTTTCTTTCTAA
Coding sequences:
- a CDS encoding radical SAM protein; amino-acid sequence: MQFDALILKVASRCNLNCSYCFMYNLGDTTYKRQPKFMSYDMIDSILEKTKKYILRYNKKEFSFIFHGGEPLLIEKDFYRAFITKANTIKETLQDVVFRYDIQTNGVLIDKDWCSLFRELQIYPSTSVDGTKKAHDMFRVDHKGNGSYDQVFNAVTLLKNQIGYADTVCVINIEEEPKAIYESFKKMQVNSVNFLIPDFTHDNFPFDMEKSEMADWLIVLFDIWIQDPNRYKIPMFIGIMNRLLGVTENSNNESAVLVIETNGGIEAIDSLKACGHGFTKSEMNVLNNDFSDIKNSPLGKLYFEDSTTKLCSQCLECPIRDVCQGGRLVHRFKKENGFNNPSVYCKDLIKFIAHVQNTLIGLFPELYSKEHIDRMKTDEIMRYVNDAHKKKRTNISYTDELEFFGQI
- a CDS encoding pirin family protein, translating into MSNQGLIIEERSRDIGDFLVGRLIPFRKKRMVGPFIFIDHMGPTMIKKGKYMDVGQHPHIGLSTLTYLLDGEIMHQDSIGTNQRISPGSVNWMVAGKGVTHTERTPRDMRDGSEFLAHGYQIWVALPKHLEDMEPEFHHLDKSDLPTWADGTTEFKLIAGKGYGKESPLPVHSELFMVEVKSTERYELQIKGELQGEIGICIVDGEIQACETTITKGNMLVSKIEDSCSVILEPNTHLLLFGGQPFPEERHIYWNFVASSKERLEEAKNKWKNKQFPKVPNDDSYVVMPE